Proteins encoded together in one Psychromonas sp. psych-6C06 window:
- the ilvD gene encoding dihydroxy-acid dehydratase yields the protein MPQYRSKTSTHGRNMAGARALWRATGVKDDDFGKPIIAIANSFTQFVPGHVHLKDMGQLVAREVEKAGGIAKEFNTIAIDDGIAMGHSGMLYSLPSRDLIADSIEYMVNAHCADAIVCISNCDKITPGMLMAALRLNIPVIMVSGGPMEAGKTKLSDQIIKLDLVDAMVMGADKDVSDEDVKKVERSACPTCGSCSGMFTANSMNCLTEALGLSLPGNGSMLATHSDRENLFLEAGRRIVDITRRHYEQDDYSVLPRSIACREAFENVMALDIAMGGSTNTILHLLACAQEAEMDFTVADMDEMSRRIPQLCKVAPSTPKYHMEDVHRAGGVMAILGELDRAGLLNNEIPTILSPTMKEQLAKYDIMQTKDQAIIDFYRAGPAGIRTTQAFSQSCRWDTVDNDRVDGCIRSIDNAFSTEGGLAVLFGNMAIDGAVVKTAGVDDDNLTFTGPANVFESQDDAVEAILGGKVVAGEVVVIRYEGPKGGPGMQEMLYPTSYLKSMGLGKACALVTDGRFSGGTSGLSIGHASPEAAAGGVIGLIENGDIIDINIPTREMNLKVSDEVLAERRVKQDVFGWKPVNRIRPLTAALKVYATMATSADKGAVRDLSKLP from the coding sequence ATGCCACAGTATCGTTCAAAAACCTCAACTCATGGCCGTAATATGGCTGGTGCTCGTGCCCTATGGCGCGCAACAGGTGTTAAAGATGATGATTTCGGTAAACCAATCATCGCTATCGCTAACTCTTTCACTCAATTTGTACCAGGCCACGTTCATCTTAAAGACATGGGTCAATTGGTTGCACGTGAAGTTGAAAAAGCAGGCGGTATCGCAAAAGAATTTAATACTATTGCGATTGATGACGGTATCGCAATGGGCCACTCTGGCATGTTATACAGCTTACCTTCACGTGACCTGATTGCCGACTCAATTGAATATATGGTAAACGCTCACTGTGCTGACGCTATCGTATGTATCTCTAACTGTGACAAAATCACACCGGGAATGTTAATGGCGGCATTACGCTTAAACATTCCAGTGATCATGGTTTCTGGTGGTCCAATGGAAGCGGGTAAAACTAAACTTTCAGATCAAATCATCAAACTAGACTTAGTTGATGCAATGGTTATGGGTGCAGACAAAGACGTTTCAGATGAAGATGTTAAAAAAGTTGAGCGTAGCGCTTGTCCGACTTGTGGCTCTTGTTCTGGTATGTTCACCGCAAACTCAATGAACTGTTTAACAGAAGCATTAGGTTTATCACTACCAGGTAACGGTTCAATGTTAGCAACTCACTCTGATCGTGAGAACCTATTCTTAGAAGCGGGTCGCCGTATCGTTGATATCACTCGTCGTCACTACGAACAAGATGACTACTCGGTATTACCACGTTCAATTGCCTGTCGAGAAGCTTTTGAAAATGTAATGGCACTAGATATCGCTATGGGCGGTTCAACCAACACTATCTTGCATTTATTAGCCTGTGCACAGGAAGCAGAGATGGACTTTACTGTGGCCGATATGGATGAGATGTCTCGTCGTATTCCACAGCTTTGTAAAGTAGCCCCATCTACGCCTAAATATCATATGGAAGATGTGCATCGCGCCGGTGGTGTCATGGCGATTCTGGGTGAATTAGATCGTGCAGGCTTATTAAATAACGAAATTCCAACAATTCTTAGTCCAACCATGAAAGAACAGTTGGCTAAATACGACATTATGCAAACTAAAGACCAAGCGATTATCGATTTTTACCGTGCCGGCCCTGCTGGTATCCGTACCACACAAGCATTTAGCCAGTCTTGTCGCTGGGACACCGTTGATAATGACCGTGTAGATGGTTGTATTCGTTCGATTGACAACGCATTTAGCACCGAAGGTGGTTTAGCAGTATTGTTTGGTAATATGGCTATTGATGGCGCTGTGGTTAAAACAGCGGGTGTTGATGACGATAACCTAACATTTACCGGCCCTGCAAACGTATTTGAAAGCCAAGATGATGCAGTAGAAGCTATCTTAGGCGGTAAAGTAGTTGCAGGTGAAGTGGTGGTTATTCGTTACGAAGGACCAAAAGGTGGCCCGGGTATGCAAGAGATGCTTTACCCAACGTCATACCTAAAATCGATGGGACTAGGCAAAGCTTGTGCTTTAGTAACAGATGGTCGTTTCTCAGGTGGTACTTCAGGACTTTCTATCGGTCATGCGTCACCAGAAGCAGCTGCCGGTGGTGTGATTGGTTTAATCGAAAATGGCGACATTATCGATATCAATATTCCAACACGTGAAATGAACCTAAAAGTATCTGATGAAGTATTAGCAGAACGTCGCGTTAAACAAGATGTGTTTGGCTGGAAACCAGTTAACCGTATCCGCCCACTAACAGCCGCGTTAAAAGTCTACGCAACCATGGCAACCTCTGCCGATAAAGGTGCAGTACGTGATTTAAGTAAATTGCCATAG
- the ilvG gene encoding acetolactate synthase 2 catalytic subunit → MNGANFVVQALKQHNISQVFGYPGGAIMPLYDALYDGGVDHLLCRHEQGAVMAAIGYARSTGNVGVCIATSGPGATNLITGLADAMMDSIPVVAITGQVASNLIGTDAFQEIDVLGLSLACTKHSFMVQSAEQLGPIIEQAFELALSGRPGPVLIDIPKDIQLGDAVNYAPIHATPSIDSVNQLSINKALEMISTAKKPLIYVGGGVGMAKAVPVLRQFIKKTKIPSVCTLKGIGAIEHSSTYFMGMVGMHGSKASNLAIQECDLLLAIGARFDDRVTGKLDEFAQNAKVIHLDIDAAEVDKLRAVELAMNEDIKQILPLLEIETKISEWQKQILKMKVDFANRYDHPGEAIYAPAMLRQLAEMQPRDTVICTDVGQHQMWVAQHMFVDRPENHISSSGLGTMGFGIPAAVGAQVARPDDTVIAVSGDGSFMMNVQELGTIKRKKLPVKILLIDNQRLGMVRQWQKLFFDGRYSETILTDNPDFVTLASAFDIPGETIVVKSQLQDALSRMLDSQGPYLLHVSISEEENVWPLVPPGAANDKMMESLQ, encoded by the coding sequence ATGAATGGCGCTAACTTTGTTGTTCAAGCATTGAAACAACATAATATCAGTCAAGTGTTTGGTTATCCGGGAGGGGCTATTATGCCCCTATATGATGCGCTTTATGATGGCGGTGTTGATCACTTGTTGTGTCGTCATGAGCAAGGCGCGGTAATGGCAGCCATTGGCTATGCACGTTCTACAGGCAATGTTGGTGTCTGTATTGCAACCTCTGGACCAGGTGCAACTAACCTTATCACCGGACTTGCTGATGCAATGATGGATTCGATTCCTGTTGTCGCCATTACAGGGCAAGTAGCGAGCAATCTGATCGGTACAGATGCTTTTCAAGAGATTGATGTACTTGGTCTATCTCTTGCCTGTACCAAGCATAGCTTCATGGTGCAAAGTGCTGAACAGCTTGGCCCTATTATTGAGCAAGCCTTTGAACTGGCACTATCAGGTCGCCCAGGCCCTGTTTTAATTGATATTCCCAAAGATATCCAATTAGGCGATGCAGTTAATTACGCGCCAATTCATGCAACACCCAGCATTGATAGCGTCAATCAATTATCGATTAATAAAGCGCTTGAGATGATAAGCACTGCCAAGAAACCACTTATCTATGTCGGTGGAGGCGTGGGCATGGCAAAGGCAGTGCCTGTTTTGCGTCAATTCATTAAAAAAACAAAAATCCCCAGTGTTTGCACCCTTAAAGGCATTGGTGCCATTGAACATAGCTCAACTTACTTTATGGGCATGGTCGGCATGCATGGAAGCAAAGCGTCTAATTTAGCGATTCAAGAGTGTGATTTATTGCTCGCAATTGGTGCCCGCTTTGATGATCGTGTGACAGGAAAATTAGATGAGTTCGCGCAGAATGCCAAAGTGATTCATCTTGATATCGATGCAGCCGAAGTCGACAAACTACGGGCTGTTGAACTCGCCATGAATGAAGATATTAAACAGATATTACCACTGTTAGAAATTGAAACAAAAATCAGTGAATGGCAAAAACAGATCCTAAAAATGAAAGTCGATTTTGCGAATCGTTACGATCATCCCGGCGAAGCGATCTACGCACCTGCAATGTTACGCCAATTAGCAGAGATGCAACCGCGCGATACGGTTATCTGCACCGATGTTGGTCAACATCAGATGTGGGTTGCGCAGCATATGTTTGTGGATCGCCCAGAAAACCATATTTCAAGCTCAGGCTTAGGCACAATGGGTTTTGGTATTCCGGCAGCCGTCGGCGCACAAGTTGCTCGCCCTGATGATACCGTGATTGCCGTTTCTGGCGACGGTTCATTTATGATGAATGTGCAAGAGCTTGGCACCATTAAACGCAAAAAACTACCGGTGAAAATTTTACTCATCGACAATCAACGTTTAGGCATGGTGCGCCAGTGGCAAAAACTCTTCTTTGATGGTCGTTACAGTGAAACTATTCTCACCGACAACCCTGACTTTGTCACTCTCGCCAGTGCCTTTGATATTCCCGGCGAAACCATTGTGGTTAAGTCACAATTGCAAGATGCCTTAAGCAGAATGCTTGATAGCCAAGGCCCTTACCTATTACACGTTTCAATCTCTGAAGAGGAAAATGTGTGGCCATTAGTACCACCGGGTGCAGCCAACGATAAAATGATGGAGAGTTTACAATGA
- a CDS encoding YifB family Mg chelatase-like AAA ATPase, translating into MALASLYCRALSGVDAPEVLVEVHLSTGLPCFSLVGLPETSVKEAKERVRSAITNSNFKFPFNKKITVNLAPANLAKEGGRFDLAIAIAILIASEQLSESKIKQLECFAELTLAGDLRPVDGVIPCVLAAKAAQRSVIVCPENQHETALTGVTSYVANSLTDVCAFLQGVKELPNAQAQPQVGEKVLPDMGDVLGQEQAKRVLEIAAAGGHNTLLIGPPGTGKSMLAERFMGLLPLLCEAHALQTAAIYSVCGKQRDDWFQPPYRSPHHSASSVALVGGGGKPKPGEISLSHRGVLFLDELPEFPRTVLDSLRQPLETHDVTISRAANQVTFPAHFQLIGAMNPSPCGHISGELRRSTPDQVLRYLGRLSGPFLDRFSLSIMVPLLPKGMLASSQVGAKHQGESSAQIKQRVLSARTRQLQRQAKLNHYLSTQEISAHCQLSEQDAVFLEEAINKMGLSIRAWHSLLKVARTIADLAESDRVEKAHLLESLNYRAMDRLLKSVS; encoded by the coding sequence ATGGCATTAGCTTCGCTTTATTGTCGCGCACTGTCTGGTGTCGATGCGCCAGAGGTACTGGTAGAGGTACACTTAAGTACTGGATTGCCCTGTTTTTCGTTAGTGGGGTTACCAGAAACCTCGGTCAAAGAGGCTAAAGAGCGAGTGCGGAGTGCGATAACCAACAGTAACTTTAAATTCCCTTTTAATAAAAAAATTACTGTGAATCTCGCTCCCGCTAATTTGGCTAAAGAGGGGGGACGTTTTGATTTAGCGATAGCTATTGCCATTCTTATTGCATCTGAGCAACTCTCTGAGTCTAAAATTAAACAGTTGGAATGTTTTGCTGAGTTAACCCTTGCAGGCGACTTGCGTCCTGTAGATGGTGTCATTCCCTGTGTTTTAGCTGCTAAAGCTGCACAACGTAGTGTTATTGTTTGCCCAGAAAATCAACATGAAACGGCGCTGACTGGTGTTACTTCCTATGTCGCTAATAGCTTGACCGATGTGTGTGCGTTTTTACAAGGCGTTAAAGAATTACCAAATGCGCAGGCACAGCCCCAAGTGGGGGAGAAAGTATTGCCTGATATGGGCGATGTGTTAGGGCAAGAGCAGGCTAAGCGCGTTTTGGAGATAGCGGCAGCTGGGGGACATAACACGCTTTTGATTGGTCCGCCGGGTACCGGTAAAAGCATGCTAGCAGAGCGTTTTATGGGGCTATTACCTCTTCTATGTGAAGCGCATGCCTTACAAACGGCCGCTATTTATTCCGTGTGCGGTAAGCAGCGTGATGATTGGTTCCAACCTCCCTATCGAAGCCCACATCACTCTGCGTCTTCTGTTGCATTGGTTGGTGGCGGGGGAAAACCTAAACCTGGGGAGATATCTCTGTCGCACCGTGGTGTACTTTTTTTGGATGAATTACCGGAATTCCCACGCACGGTACTCGATAGCTTGCGACAGCCTTTAGAGACTCATGACGTGACGATTTCACGCGCCGCTAATCAAGTGACCTTTCCGGCGCATTTTCAATTAATAGGCGCGATGAACCCGAGCCCTTGTGGGCATATCAGTGGCGAGTTGCGACGTAGCACGCCAGATCAAGTATTACGCTATTTAGGGCGTTTATCTGGCCCCTTTTTAGATCGCTTTTCATTGTCGATTATGGTGCCTCTTTTGCCTAAGGGGATGCTTGCATCATCACAGGTTGGTGCTAAGCATCAGGGAGAAAGTAGCGCACAAATAAAGCAACGTGTGCTGAGTGCCCGAACACGTCAACTTCAGCGCCAAGCGAAATTGAATCATTACCTATCAACACAAGAGATTAGCGCGCATTGTCAGCTCAGTGAGCAAGATGCGGTTTTCCTCGAGGAGGCGATTAATAAAATGGGGCTCTCTATTCGTGCGTGGCATAGCTTGTTAAAAGTCGCGAGAACTATTGCTGATTTAGCAGAAAGTGATAGGGTTGAAAAAGCACATTTATTAGAATCACTCAATTACCGCGCCATGGATAGGTTATTAAAAAGTGTTTCTTAA
- the ilvM gene encoding acetolactate synthase 2 small subunit, which produces MKSLLIIQGHNSPEMLERLLRVVRHRGFSVQNLHAETSENEQTLHLTLTVYSEREISLLTKQLEKIFGITKVATLSQESMIKASA; this is translated from the coding sequence ATGAAATCGTTATTAATTATTCAAGGCCATAACAGCCCAGAAATGTTAGAGCGCCTATTACGTGTTGTCCGTCACCGCGGTTTTAGTGTTCAAAATTTACATGCAGAGACCTCTGAAAACGAGCAAACACTGCACCTTACCCTCACCGTTTACAGTGAGCGTGAAATAAGTTTACTAACCAAACAACTGGAAAAAATATTTGGCATCACTAAAGTGGCGACATTAAGCCAAGAGTCGATGATTAAAGCCAGTGCATAA